The window AATGTACCGTCTCCACAAGCAGAGTCCTGATGTTTACACTGTTGAAAGGTTGGCTCGTGATTATAGGATTATGAGGCAGAGAGTACATGCAATTTTATGGTTGAAAGAGGATCaggagaaagaagagaaaaaacttGGCCACCCTTTGGACGACTCAGTTGAGCTCTTGCTGGATAATTGTCCTGAGTAAGTTCTCTTCAAACTTAGTAATATGTTACATCTTCTACTATGACTATCAACAGTTCACCAACTATAGTGGTATAGATTGAAAGACTTAATTTCCTTGAAACTTTAATTACAAACACAGCCTAATGCATTTGGAGACAGGGTAATGATGATGGACATTTGCCTACCATTCAGTTTTTGTTTTCACCACCATAGAGTTTTTAGTTCAATTCTGCATCATAAATGGCCCCCTTGAGCTCCAACATAGCATTTATTTTCCTCCTTGGAGAAAATTGTGTATATACACATTCACTTCTTTTTTTGGGGATAATGATTGTGGGATGTTGTGGTATCCTCTTCCAAGTAATGAATCCATGCCTGTTTCATAGTTTCTTACGACTTTTGGGAACAAAGTTAACTGCAATTGTTTGATACAATTAATGTATTTGTTTCATAGTTTCTTATGACTTTTGGGAACAAAGTTAACTGCAATTGTTTGATACAGTTAATGTATTTGTTTCATAGTTTCTTATGACTTTTGGGAACAAAGTTAACTGCAATTGTTTGATACAGTTAATGTATTTGTTTCATAGTTTCTTATGACTTTTGGGAACAAAGTTAACTGCAATTGTTTGATACAGTTAATGTATTTGTTTCATAGTTTTGTGTATCACATTTTTGTTGACTAATAATCTTCAAGTGATGCTTCATGTTGTTATTGGTAAAAGAAATTTAATGGAGTTTTGGAACCTTCCAACTCCCCTcctcttctcttttcctttACCAAAAGGGCAAAAGCTTGGACATCAATTATATTGGATTAATGTCATCCTTCTGAATACTTGTATATCTGGTAGCATTATTTTGTAAGTTGGGTGATCTGTTTGGAGAAAATGAAAGGTAAAGGCTGTAGTTTAGCTTTTACAGCTATTTAACCCATTGAGTGTGTAGGGTTTATCTTTGGCACTTCTGCTTCTGAATGTACTTGTTCATTGTGCAGTACccaatatttatattaactaaATACCTGTCAAATAAATGTTAGTGAAATCTATGATGAAAGAAAAGATGAGCCTGTAAATTAGGTTTGATTATGACATAATTACTCTGTTTTGAAAGCATTAGAACTATGTTTTGGGTATGTCAGATATCCATTCATAATTCTATGCAGACAAATTATCCCCTTAAGTTATATATGGTggataaaatgttaaaaatctCATTTGGAAACACCTGGATCCAGAAATGTCTGGATGGGATTATgtttgaaacaaaaaaaaatttggttGTTTCTCATCTAGATAcggatacaaaaacaaaagttttaAGTATGGTTTTGTTTTCGCAGGTTTTTTGTTTCCCATGATAGAGAGTTCCATGTGGCTTCACTTCCATACAAGCCAGATTTCAGGGTGATGCCGGAAGGTTGGGATGGGACTGCAAAAGATCGAGATGAAGTTCATTATGAGATATCAATGAAAGAAGATGCATTACTATACGAGGAGTTTGTCCAAAAGATGACCTTTAACAAGATGAAGGcataataaatacataatttttttcccATTATTGAATGGCTTGCGATTCCTTCTCCAATACTAATGTATTTGTTTGTTGATTGGCGAAATGGCAGTTGGCAGGTGAGGTGAAAAAGCACAAGTACAGTAGGAGAAGGCCAGATGAAGGGTGGAATATTACAGTTGAGAAGCTTGGGCCAACTGGCAAACGTGGAAATGGTGGAGGATGGAGATTCTGTAGCAAACCGGATGGATCCAGCCGACCTCTCAATGAAATTGAGAAGATCTACGTCAAACGAGAGACCCCACGCAGGCGTCGCAAGATTCTTCCCTGAAAATGGATTGATGGTAGTTGTGTTACTTTTTGTTAGTCAAATGCTTATGAAAACTAGTTTAAGTTTTCCTATCTTTTGGTTCATTGAAGAAGTTCAAATGATGTGGTAACATTTGAAATTTGAGCATAacacatgttttttttgttactaTCTGTTACGAATAGTACTTGTATTGAATTTTGATTGACTGTTTGGAATTAATTTCCTCTTTGTAACCAAAAGTTACATTATTTAAGAAAACTAACATGCCTCACTTCAGAATATAGCAAATTATTACATTGCCTCAGAGTTTCAAGAAGATTATGAAAGTTCTGCTGTCAGTGCATATGAAAGTTTTTAATCTCACTTTTCTCATTTGAATGTGGTGTTTATGAGGCAGGAAACACTATCTATATATTTCAACTGGGCAAAGACTAggaaataataacaataaagaGATAACAATGAAAGGTAGCTTCTGCACCTCTAATGATATTAACAAGTCAGGCCAGGATGGAGTTGAACAATTTCAAAACATGGGTCTTTATGCATGGCTTGACATGTAGAAAATATACACTTGAATTAACATAAGCattgaagaataagaagaaaaacaataataattaatgaagtTGTTTGTCTGTTTTTTGTCCTTAATTAACATTGTGAGCCTGTGCGACATGTAAGAGCACCAGCACCGGAGGTAAGACTGGCTACCAAAGATGAAGACTTGGCTCCCAAACTAGAGGCTCTGGCATAGCTGGCTGCAGCACCCACTCCTGATGGGGTGAAAAAAGCCCCATTCAGCAAAAGATCTCCTTCTGATCTCCAGTTCCATTTCTTCCATCCACCTTCTTGTGGCTCAACTCTCTTTGTCACCTGCATGAACAAATATTTTGGATAATTGATCAGATCCGAGTAATAATCAACTtgatttgtaatatatatatatatatatatatatatatatacctcttTAGCGAAAGGATTGACAGGGGCGAGATATCGGTTCCCTTGGCTGTTGATTGTTGGATCTGCGCTACCTCCTATGGCATACATTTCCCAATGAGTGTAGTCATTGTTCACTACATGGAAATACCCATGTCTACACCTTGGCATTCTTTGAATTAGTCCTTCTCCAAAATGGTTGTAGGCAATTGTCACCTGCATAATCTTGTCCCTCGTGTACGAGTCGCTATGACCCAGTAGAATCACCTGCTCTTCCAACAACAACAAGCAAGCAATTAGATCGGGACAAGTACTCTTATATATCAAAAGAGAGGTCAAAATGGCTTTACCTCATTGTGGTGGGTGAAGTAATTGTTGGAAATGGTAATAGCAGTAGAACCCATAATAGCATCCACAAGTCCATCAGCACAATTCGATAGAGAATTATGATCAACCCAAATATGACTCGACCCAAATATCGAAACCCCATCTCCATCCGCAATCGTTCTCCATCCATAATGACTAGGCGAACTTCGAACCATAGCATTACCCGTCGGCTTACAATCATGAATATTAAGACCATGAATGATAACATTCGTAACATATTGAATAGTTATACAACCTCCATATGCAATATGTACATTCGCTCCCCTACCATCAATCGTCTTGAAACTATTCATTATCAGTTCTTGCTTAAGAGTGATCATCATGTCCCGTTTAAATACGATCCATAAAGGCCTCTCTTGGATAACAGCATATCGAAGAGTTCCCGGTTTAGGATTAACAGGGTCATCATCTTTTGAGTCCGTGACGACATAGTACTTGCCATCACGTCCACCGACGGAGTTACGACCGAACCCAATCGCACAGTTGGCTAGACGCTTGCGATTTCGACGCCAATTGGGATCACATCTCCAGCAATCGTCGATTGGATTCCCTGTTCCACATGAGAAGAATCCAAGATTCCTCCTTTCGGTGCTATTCTTAATTACCCTGTTGTAAAAagcaaaatatattatttatttgagatgTGGGTCTGCTTATGATAACAGAGTAATTTAATTCATACATGTGACACATTCTGACACAGCAATTCTCTaaggtgaagaagaagatgaattaaATGCAGACTCAATGTGACAAATATGGGCAAGCATAAGGTATGATAATTGTTGTGTGTCGGTGgatccaaattatttatttatttgtttttttaaatcaaattttaagaACTGAAATATTATGGATAAAGGGTGATTATTATTGTGGAATAGAAAAAAACATAGCACATATCTCCAAGCTGGAGCATGTGGGAATTCTgattatatgtataaattaatcTGAATCTGATAGAATTATGTTTTCTTCATAAGATGGATTGGATTAGATGCTATTCCTTATGCCTTTTGGCTCTATCAGCAtcaataaacttaaataataatatgtaattaattaaagaaattctgAATTAATCTgagaaaaaaacagaaaaactcACATGTCAACCATGGAAGTAACCACTTCTGGATCTTGAACTGCTTCTTCATTCATCCTTTTAGCTTTATCTTCTAACCTGTTCTTCATTCAACCAAACCAACTTTTCcttaaaaatttaatcaattactAATATCATAATCTATCTTGTAagccaaaataattttattttttttaaacgggTTCGAGTCGGTTTAAGAGACTAAAAGATCACGGGTtcgattt is drawn from Impatiens glandulifera chromosome 3, dImpGla2.1, whole genome shotgun sequence and contains these coding sequences:
- the LOC124929270 gene encoding protein GAMETE CELL DEFECTIVE 1, mitochondrial, which produces MRLLQHVLSQSAASARVCGSTTSRVSMLNLKTIICSHFFSTKSDGFGGDEKDWGNATRGNDNGSNPIFDDSAWGSISSWSTGLTKDHFDGDAVGHQVSSSGPSHGPTQNPTITFAHRESEEIDPVKQLEEENRKSKSFVDSWGEKMKDIGVLLKQAREPGARGTYLKDSEKAEMYRLHKQSPDVYTVERLARDYRIMRQRVHAILWLKEDQEKEEKKLGHPLDDSVELLLDNCPEFFVSHDREFHVASLPYKPDFRVMPEGWDGTAKDRDEVHYEISMKEDALLYEEFVQKMTFNKMKLAGEVKKHKYSRRRPDEGWNITVEKLGPTGKRGNGGGWRFCSKPDGSSRPLNEIEKIYVKRETPRRRRKILP
- the LOC124929269 gene encoding probable pectate lyase 10 encodes the protein MIKTSTMADGLEDKAKRMNEEAVQDPEVVTSMVDMVIKNSTERRNLGFFSCGTGNPIDDCWRCDPNWRRNRKRLANCAIGFGRNSVGGRDGKYYVVTDSKDDDPVNPKPGTLRYAVIQERPLWIVFKRDMMITLKQELIMNSFKTIDGRGANVHIAYGGCITIQYVTNVIIHGLNIHDCKPTGNAMVRSSPSHYGWRTIADGDGVSIFGSSHIWVDHNSLSNCADGLVDAIMGSTAITISNNYFTHHNEVILLGHSDSYTRDKIMQVTIAYNHFGEGLIQRMPRCRHGYFHVVNNDYTHWEMYAIGGSADPTINSQGNRYLAPVNPFAKEVTKRVEPQEGGWKKWNWRSEGDLLLNGAFFTPSGVGAAASYARASSLGAKSSSLVASLTSGAGALTCRTGSQC